In one Candidatus Kryptonium sp. genomic region, the following are encoded:
- a CDS encoding Wzz/FepE/Etk N-terminal domain-containing protein, whose product MNENQNERMDGKPAEASLWDYFYVLYKWRKFILVNVIIFTLIAVIVAFVLPVQYKATATVIPPRKGDIFGGLGTLGQSIREFAPFLRGMSGSQFPLFTYLAILNSRTAMEKVVSKFDLIKVYGIDDSSMEKAVKELRKNTDFEIDENGVLVINVYDRDRKRAADMANYFVEVLNEINIKLNTEEARNNRIIIERRYLQNLADLKLAEDTLKKFQQKYGIYYLPEQAKAAVEAAAELEAQIIAEEVKLGILQRQLGDDSPEVKTAKIQIEEMRKRLNQMKEGNERVRSEMSLFVPFKDMPELGLQYLRLYRDYEIQNKLLEFIVPLYEQAKIEEQKNIPVVQVLDYAVPPEKKARPFRTLIILSVFASSLVLFVIVAFLLHLMDYKRQTISTDNKLAKINDVIKNIYGVR is encoded by the coding sequence ATGAACGAGAATCAAAACGAAAGAATGGATGGAAAACCAGCGGAAGCAAGTTTATGGGATTATTTTTATGTCCTCTACAAGTGGAGAAAATTTATACTTGTTAATGTAATTATTTTCACATTGATCGCAGTTATAGTTGCCTTCGTTTTACCAGTTCAATATAAAGCTACTGCAACGGTGATACCTCCTAGAAAAGGTGATATCTTTGGAGGTCTTGGGACATTGGGACAATCTATTCGTGAATTTGCGCCTTTTTTAAGGGGGATGTCAGGAAGTCAATTCCCGCTTTTCACATATCTTGCGATACTCAATAGCAGAACCGCTATGGAGAAGGTCGTAAGTAAATTTGATCTTATAAAAGTTTATGGCATAGATGATTCGTCTATGGAAAAAGCTGTTAAAGAATTAAGAAAAAACACGGATTTTGAAATTGATGAAAACGGGGTTCTTGTGATAAATGTCTATGATAGGGATAGAAAAAGAGCAGCTGATATGGCAAATTATTTCGTTGAGGTCTTGAATGAAATAAACATAAAATTAAATACCGAGGAAGCAAGAAATAATCGCATCATCATAGAGAGAAGATATTTGCAAAATCTTGCCGACCTTAAGTTAGCTGAGGATACGCTTAAGAAGTTTCAACAAAAATATGGGATTTATTATTTACCTGAACAAGCAAAAGCAGCGGTAGAAGCAGCTGCTGAACTTGAAGCTCAAATCATCGCAGAGGAAGTTAAACTCGGTATTTTACAAAGGCAACTTGGAGATGATTCACCAGAGGTAAAGACAGCGAAAATACAAATAGAGGAAATGAGAAAACGTCTCAACCAGATGAAGGAAGGTAATGAAAGAGTGCGAAGTGAAATGAGTTTGTTCGTTCCATTTAAAGATATGCCAGAGCTTGGGTTACAGTATTTGCGACTTTATCGTGATTACGAGATTCAAAATAAACTTCTTGAATTTATTGTTCCTTTGTATGAGCAAGCAAAAATTGAAGAGCAGAAAAACATACCTGTTGTCCAAGTTCTTGATTACGCTGTGCCACCAGAGAAAAAAGCAAGACCCTTCAGAACTCTAATCATTTTATCTGTTTTCGCTTCTTCATTGGTTTTATTTGTAATCGTTGCTTTTTTGCTACATCTGATGGATTACAAAAGACAGACCATTTCAACGGACAATAAATTAGCCAAGATAAACGATGTAATTAAAAATATATACGGCGTTCGTTAG
- a CDS encoding MFS transporter produces MEIWRRNLYIVWIAQFIAMMGMSMIVPFLPFFIKEIGVTEEVSVARWSGIVFSAPFIVSFFVTPFWGALGDRFGRKLIMVRAIFGLGIAQILTSLSQNVYQLFIFRMIQGAISGFIPSTLAFVSAETPYEKKGYAIGVLQTATSSGHLLGPLFGGVLADLVGYRYIFQLTGLMCFLAGFLLIFGVVETKRNDRRSEKNDLKVLSENYRLAFGNANISAGLILIFLSQATVMIVQPIFALFVEHITGDVKHISTLAGFSFSIAGAFTVLSAPFWGRKNDKDIKKYGIFGYKRNLILSFSGTGLSFILQGISNSIILVIISRALFGFFLGGTTPVLYSFVSRNVEEGKQGGVMGIASSFTTLSNVVGPWIGGLIASFWGLRVGFYLSALINFISLFIVVKIGVKK; encoded by the coding sequence ATGGAAATCTGGCGAAGAAATCTTTACATCGTTTGGATAGCTCAGTTTATTGCGATGATGGGAATGAGCATGATTGTTCCATTTCTCCCATTTTTTATAAAGGAAATTGGGGTTACGGAAGAGGTAAGCGTTGCGAGATGGAGCGGGATTGTTTTTTCAGCTCCATTTATTGTCTCGTTTTTTGTGACACCTTTTTGGGGAGCGCTTGGAGATAGATTCGGAAGGAAATTGATAATGGTTAGAGCAATCTTTGGGCTTGGAATTGCTCAAATTTTAACGAGTTTATCCCAAAATGTCTATCAACTTTTTATTTTCAGGATGATTCAGGGTGCGATAAGTGGATTTATTCCATCTACGCTTGCGTTTGTTTCCGCCGAAACTCCATACGAGAAGAAAGGCTATGCTATTGGGGTTCTTCAAACTGCAACTTCAAGCGGACATTTGCTTGGGCCTTTGTTTGGCGGAGTCCTTGCCGACTTAGTTGGGTATAGATATATTTTTCAATTAACAGGTTTGATGTGCTTTCTTGCTGGATTTCTTTTGATTTTCGGTGTTGTTGAGACGAAAAGAAATGATCGTAGAAGCGAAAAAAATGATTTAAAAGTTCTCTCCGAGAATTATCGGCTCGCTTTTGGAAATGCGAATATAAGCGCAGGTCTTATTTTGATATTTTTATCGCAGGCCACGGTTATGATTGTCCAGCCGATTTTTGCTTTGTTTGTTGAACATATCACTGGCGATGTGAAGCATATCTCAACTTTAGCTGGATTTTCGTTTTCAATTGCAGGTGCGTTTACCGTTTTATCTGCTCCATTTTGGGGAAGGAAAAACGATAAAGACATTAAAAAATATGGCATTTTTGGTTATAAAAGAAACTTGATTCTTTCTTTTTCAGGAACTGGTTTGTCTTTTATTCTTCAAGGGATTTCAAATTCAATTATTCTCGTGATAATTTCAAGAGCGTTATTTGGATTTTTTCTCGGTGGGACGACACCAGTTTTGTATTCTTTTGTCAGTAGAAATGTTGAAGAGGGGAAACAAGGGGGAGTTATGGGAATTGCTTCAAGTTTTACGACGCTTTCAAATGTAGTTGGACCTTGGATTGGTGGATTAATAGCCAGTTTTTGGGGTTTAAGAGTTGGATTTTATTTAAGTGCTTTGATCAATTTTATTTCTCTTTTCATTGTAGTTAAAATTGGTGTCAAGAAATAA